Within Sphingobium aromaticiconvertens, the genomic segment CAGTGGACCGCGGCTAGCCTTGGCTATCAGCCGGCGCTAGGGCCACCCTGGTTCGTGATCGGCGACCATCCCATCTATCTGCCGCCCGCCTTCTTCTGGTGGTGGTTCAGCTATGACGCCTATGCGCCCCATATCTTCGAGCGCGGGGCCTATGTCGCCGCATCGGGCGGTTTCGCGGCAATTGCGGTGGCGGTCGGCATGTCCGTCTGGCGCGCACGCGAGGCCCGCACCGCGGAAACCTATGGCTCTGCGCGCTGGGCTGTGCCTGCCGATATCAGGCAAGCGGGGTTGCTGAACGACGAGGGCGTCGTGCTCGGCAGGTCTGGTCCAGACTATCTGCGCCATGATGGCCCGGAGCATGTCCTGTGCTTCGCGCCGACCCGCAGTGGCAAGGGGGTTGGCCTTGTCGTGCCCACGTTGCTGACGTGGCCGGGCAGCTGTGTCATTCACGACATCAAGGGCGAGAACTGGCAGATATCATCGGGCTTTCGCGCACGCCATGGTCGCGTGCTGCTGTTCGATCCAACCAGTAGCGCGTCTGCCGCCTATAATCCGCTGCTCGAAGTGCGGCGCGGGCAATGGGAGGTGCGCGACGTCCAGAATGTCGCCGACGTGCTGGTCGATCCCGAAGGCTCACTCGAACGCCGCAACCATTGGGAGAAGACCAGCCATGCGCTTCTGGTCGGCGCGATCCTCCACGTCCTCTACGCCGAGCCTGATAAGACGCTGGCCGGGGTCGCCGCCTTCCTGTCCGACCCCAGGCGCACAATCGATAACACGTTGCGCGCGATGATGACGACGCCGCATCTCGGCAAGGCAGGCGTGCATCCGGTCGTCGCCAGCGCCGCGCGCGAACTGCTGAACAAGAGCGAGAATGAACGGTCCGGCGTGCTCTCGACCGCCATGTCTTTCCTGGGCCTCTATCGCGACCCCGTGGTGGCCCATGTCACCCGGCAATGCGACTGGCGTATCGCCGATCTGGTCGAGGGTGCCCGCGCAACGAGCCTCTATCTGGTGGTGCCGCCTTCGGACATCAGCCGGACCAAACCCCTCATCCGCCTCATCCTCAACCAGATCGGCCGCCGATTGACCGAGGAATTGAAGCCCGATGCCAAACGGCATCGCGTCCTGCTGATGCTCGACGAGTTTCCCGCGCTTGGCCGCCTCGATTTCTTCGAGAGCGCACTCGCCTTCATGGCGGGCTATGGCCTCAAGGCCTTCCTGATCGCCCAGAGCCTCAATCAGATCGAGAAGGCCTACGGCCCCAACAATGCCATCCTCGACAATTGCCATGTGCGGGTCGCCTTCGCCACCAATGACGAGCGGACCGCCAAGCGTATTTCCGACAGCCTGGGGACAGCGACCGAAATGCGCGCGATGAAAAACTATGCCGGCCATCGCCTCTCGCCATGGCTTGGGCATTTGATGGTCTCGCGCACCGAAACGCCGCGCCCCCTCCTGACACCGGGCGAGGTCATGCAGCTGCCGCCAAGCGAGGAAATCGTGATGGTATCGGGGATGCCGCCGCTGCGCGCTGCCAAGGCCCGCTATTTCGAGGACAAGCGTTTTACGGCGCGGCTGTTGCCGCCGCCGGACGCCGCGACGCTGGACAACGGCAAGCCGCCGTCGGACGACTGGAGCGATCGCGCCACCATCGTGGCGCCGGTGGCGAGGCCTGTTCCATCGATGCCTGCGTCACCAGAACAGCAAACGACCGATATGCAAGGCATCAGCACAGGGGGATCCAGCGATGGTCGTCGCGATGATCGGCCAACGCAGTCGGACACGGCCAATGCCGGTATCCGCCGGGAGCCCGATCTTCCCGAACAGGAGGAGATCATGCCGCCGCAGCGGTCCGCGCGTGAGGAGTTCGAATTCCACGAAAGCGACGATGACGAGGATGCGGTCCGCGCGCGGGCGATGAAACGGATGCGCCGGGCCGCGCGACAGGCCGCGCTCGATCCAGACGATGGCGTGGAATTATGAGCGGTCTCAAGGTCAAGCATACGATCCGCCTCTCTCCCGAGATTTCGATGCAGATGGCGGATTATGCGCGGCGCAAGCGCAAGCCGCAGGCGGTCATCGTCGAGGCCGCGCTTGCCTCTTTCCTGTCAGCCGACGGCTCCGATCGGCTCGAAGCCGCGATCGGTCGACGCCTTGATCGCCTGAACCGGGAGATGCAGCGGCAGGGATGGCAAAATGCCCTGAATGGCGAAGCGCTCGCCCTGTTCGTGCATGCGTGGATGCTACAGAATCCGGCATTGCCGCAGGAAGCGCGGCGCGCAGCCCTAGCAGACGCCAATATACGCTGGACAGGCTATGTCGAGGCGCTGGCGGCTCGCATGGAAGCCGGGCCGCGCCTCATCGACGAGATCGGGCAGGACTTCGGCGACGAGCCCTCGGATGGGGCGCGAAGTCGGTGACCGCGTGAAGCGGCCACCGACACCGATATCAGCCGTTCAGCTTGTCCTTGACCGTTTTTGCAGCGGAAAAGCCGAGCCCCTTGGAAGCGGGGATCGACAGGGGTTCGCCGGTCCGCGGATTCTTGCCCTCGCGCGCGCCGTTGAGCTTCAGCTTGAACTTGCCGAAACCGTTGACGGCGACTTCCTCGCCCTTGCCGGCATCGCCGATCGCGCCGAAGGTGGCGTCGATGATTTTCTTGGCGTCCGCCTTGGTGGTGCCGGTCGCGCTCGCCACCGCGTCGATGAGTTCAGAAGAGTTCATGCGTGCAGTCTTTCCTCAGTGTCTTGGATGGCATCGGTTGCCAATTTCGCGTGCCTTCGTCGAGCAAAATCGGGCTGTCGGCGGCGCTGGCGTAGCGTCCGACCAGGGCGCACCCCCATTTCTTGGTATGTGAGAGCCAGGCCCCTTCTGCTGTCCTTGCCGGACCTTACACAAGGGAGCCTGCCATGATGGAAATGACCGATGCCGGTCATGGCGTGCGCGAAAGCGCCGCCATGCGTGCGATGTTTGCTGCCCGCAAGGAGGTCTTCATCGACCTTCTGGGGTGGGATCTGCCTGTTCTTGCCGACCGGTTCGAGGTGGATCAGTTCGATACGCCCGATGCGCAATATCTGATCCTGCTTGGCCCCGATCATGTCCATCGCGCCTCCGCGCGCCTCCTGCGCACGCAGGGCGAACACATATTGGGGCATCTCTATCCCCATCTTTGTGCTGGCATTGTCCCGACCGGGCCGACCGTCCGGGAAATTACGCGCTTCTGTCTCGACCGGCATCAGCGATCGGTCGAGCGGCGCAGCGCGCGCAATCAGTTGGTGAGCACGCTGGCCGACCACGCCATCCGACATGGCATTACCGACTATACTGGCGTCGCCGAGCAGGCCTGGTTTGACCAGATTTCGCGGTTCGGCTGGGATTGCCGGGCGCTCGGACCATCGGTGCGTCATGGCCGTGACCTGTTGGTGGGCCTCCATATTCGTATCGATCATACCACCATCGACAAGCTGCGCGCGGGCGGCGTGTACGAGCCGATCCGCTTCGCCCTGATCGGTAGCGACGTCGAACCATCGGCACGCGGAGGAGACATGCTGTCATGAACCCGCTCGAAACGATCGATCATCTGGCCGCGGTGCAATATTGGACCGGTCGCCTCCTGCGTGACGGCTTCTGCATCATCCCCGACCTGCGTCCCCCTTGCGCGCTCCAGGCGCTGGAGCGGGATCTCTCGCCCATCTTCGAGGCGACGCCTTTTTGCGAGGGCGCTTTCTATGGCGAGCGGACCAAGCGTTTTGGCGGCCTCCTGCGCCGCAGCCGTCATATCGCGCCGCTAGTGGAAGATCCGCTCATCGTCGGAATCGCGCACGAAATATTGAGCCCCGCATGCGACCGTATCCAGCTCAATGTCGCCCAGGCCATCGAAATCCACCCCGGTGCGCTGACGCAGCTGCCGCACCGCGATCACGACATGTGGCAGGGCGCCAAAGGCTCGCATGAATATCTGCTCAATGTCATGTGGCCGATCACCCCGTTCACGGCGGACAATGGCGCGACCCAACTCTATCCCGCGAGCCATGGTGCAGCCGGCATGGCCCGGCAGGATTATGATGAGCCGATCGCGGCGACCTGTCTGCCAGGGTCCGCGATCCTTTTCCTGGGTTCGACGCTGCACGGCGCGGGCGGAAACAACACGAGCGAGGTCAGGCGCGCGATCGTCACCGGCTATTCACTGGGTTGGCTCAAGCCCTATGAGAATCCTTGGCTTGCCTATCCGCCCCCGGTTGCGCGGACCTTCTCGCCAGCGCTGGCCGCCCTGGTGGGCTATGCCCAGCATCGCCCCAATCTGGGCAATTATGAGGGGCAATGTCCCTCGATCCTGCTCAGAGACGAGATACCTGCACATATTGCCGCTATCGATGCGCTCCGGCCCGACCAGATGGATCTGGTCGATCATTACCTTAGCCGACAGGTGCCAGGGAACGACAGGCCCTGGCTTCAAGACAATGGCGCGGGCAAGGTCGGGTGAGTCCGGCGCAGATTCTCGAGCGCAGTTACCAGACGCTCAAGCAGCGCCTGATCGAGGGCGGATTCCGTCCTGGGCAGCGTCTGGAGGCTGCCCGGCTTGCAGACGACATGCATGTCAGCATCACGCCTGTCCGGGACGTTCTCAACCGGCTGACAGGGGAAGGACTGGTCGAAGCCATCGCAGGCGGCGGCTTCTACGTGCCGTCGCTCGACGAGAGTATGTTGCGTGACCTGCTCGACTGGAACGCAGCACTTGCCCTGCTGGCCATCCGCAAGCCAAGATCATCTATCGGCAGTGTCACGACGTTGGAGCATGATGCATCGGATGTGCCCGAACGGACCGCGCGTCTTTTTCTCCGTCTGGCCTTGAGGCAAGGCAATAGTGCGTTCACCCGCGCTGTTGAAAGCGCCAATGATCGGCTCCATGCCATGCGCCAGCTGGATGAACGCGTGATTGGAAACACGCGTGATGAACTGGCGGAATTGGAATCGGCCGCTGAAACCGCGACTGCATCAGCATTGGCCAAGCACGTCCGGCAGTTTCATGCCCGGCGAAAGGGCCGGCTCGCCACCTATATACGCCTGTTGCGAACTTCGCCCTCCGTGCCTGGAGTGTAATGGCCAAGGCGATGACCGACTATTGAGCGCGCGATCGCATCATCATGTCCATTCGGCAAGCAATGACTTTCCATAGCTTTACGCCGGCCATGTCTCCCGCAACGGCAATGGTACCGATCCGTTCGGCTGCCTTGGGCGGTGCTTGCTCACCATGCTGCTTCATCACTATGGACACCTTCCCCCACAAAAACTGGTCGTGCGTCATGCCAGGGTGATCCGTTCGACGGCAATCAGGTCAAAACCGTCACGCACGCCGATGATGGCAACGCGCTTGCCCAGCAGAGGCCGCCAGGTCTTGGTGATCTCCAGTCGCCATTCGCCGCCGTCGGATACACGCAGCACCGGATAGAAGTCGCCTTCCAAAAGAATGCCGGTCAGTTCATGGCGCGTTCCTCTCGGCATCAGCGGCACTGCCCGCGTGCATAACGATCCCATCGCAGGACAGTGCCGGACCTGATCATGCCGCAGCTTATGTCGCCCGTGCCTGGCAGCGTACACCATGCCGCCGTGCGACCGCCCCGCGCCGATCCATTCGACACGCAGCGCATGGCCGGCGCCGATACAAGAATATGGCCGGTACGCGCCTTGCCTTTCGCTCCGCCCAGCAGGCGCACCAGCCGGTCCCGTGCTGCAATAGCCGATGCCTTGGGACAGGGGTGCCCCTGTTTGCATGTGCCGTCCATCTCGCGGGCAGCTATACCGGCCAACCGTATCTTCGGACCTTCGGCACACCAGATAGGGCCGTCCCCGTCCCAGACATGGGTCGGCGTACAGGCAAAGGCCTGCCCGGATGCCAGAACGACCGCGGATAGGACGGCAAGCATGAGCCTCGCTTCAGCCTTCGGCCAGGATGGTCATGACGCTGTCGAGACTGCCTTTGACGACGAGATAATTTCCCTTCTCGAAATTGACTGCGCTGGTGTCGTTCTCACCGCGGTAGCGTCGAACGAAACTGACCCGATCGACATTGACGACTACCAATTCGCCCTCTGTCGTTTCCAAACGCACATATCCGTTCATACACATCCCGATCGCCTAAACCGCGACGCTAGCGTGGCTGTGGAGGATTGCACAGCCGCTATGCCGTCTATTGTTCAAGATCAGGAAAGCGGCAGACTATTCAGCACGACTGACCCTGTGCATAACCCGATCTACCGCGGGCTTACCGTCATAAAGGCAGCGTCATCTGGCGGACGTCAGGAATTGTCGGGGGATGCTCGATCGCCGCGATGACGCTTTGCGCCAGTTCCACCGCCGCCTGTTCGCGTAGGCGCTCGTTAGGTGCGGTGAGGGCGACGCGTGCCCAGGCCGGGGCGTGAAGCAGGCTCTGCGCGAGCCAAAGAGAATCAGGGTGAGTCATGACCTTGACCGTAGAGAACATATCAGGAACGAAGCAAGAGGCTTGCGATGAAATTGGCGATCGCTAGGCTGCCTGGATGTGCAATCATTATCGAACTGATCCGGACAATAAGTCCCCCGACTACACCACCCGCATTGCCGAGGTGCCGGCCGTAAAAGCCAGATGAGCGCAGCTTGCTGTTAGGGGTCGTTTACCCGATGTGACTGAATACCGCTTAACAGGCAGCCTTTCAGCAAGGGAGAACTGCCAATAAACCGTCAACGCTGCCCACGATTTGGCATGCAACAGCCCCCCCCTTCCCGGTCCAGCCCCGGCGCCATGATGCTGGCTCATGCGATAGATCCGGCACCACGCCGTTGTGCCAAGCATCCGTGGGTCATGGCAACTGCGAATGTTATCGACATTCTCCACACCCTCGTCCGTGATGAGGCCAAACGGCGCATGGCCAGGGGCGTTGGTAAACTGGCTTCCCACAGCATCTCCGCAACTGCAAATTTTGCAGCGGTGCGAAAGGCCGGAGGGCCGCTTACTGGAACTTGATGGCGCGATTTGCTAGGACGCGAGTATGGCGAACCAAGCGATCATCACTGACCCCCAGCGCGTAACCGAAGAGGGCACTTCGTTCGGGACGCCCAGCGGCGTCGAACAGGAGCTGCCGAGCGAGACCGGCAACGACCTGCAGATCGCCGAACCGTTCAATCCAGACGATATCGACGTTACGACGCGCTCGATGACCATTGATCTCCTCCTGTCGCGGATCCGCAGCAAGGCCATCGATCTCGAGCCGGATTTCCAGCGCCGGCGCGGCATCTGGACCGATCGTCAGCAGAGCCGACTGATTGAGTCACTGCTCCTCCGCATTCCCTTGCCCACGCTTTATGCCGCCGAAGACGAGGAAGAGGATTGGGCGATCGTCGACGGCATTCAGCGCTTGACTACGATAACGCGGTTCATCGATCCCGACGCGATCGAGGACACCCCACTCAAGCTGACTGGGATGGAATATCTCGGCGAATCCTTCAACGGCAAGCTGTTCGACGATCTTCCCGCGCGGCTGAAGCGCCGTCTGCGCGAAACCGAGCTGGTCGTTCACGTCATCCGCCACGGCACCCCGCAGGAAGTGAAGTTCAACATTTTCGCGCGGATCAACACTGGCGGCATGCCGCTCTCAGCGCAAGAACTGCGGCATGCGCTGATCCCCGGCAAGGCGCGCGAATATCTCGGCCGGCTGGCTGGACTCGAGGCGTTCAAGCAAGCGACCACCTATAGCATTCGCGACGAACGGATGGCCGATCGTGAAATGGTCTTGCGGTTCCTAGCCTTCAGTATGACCCGGCCCGAAGAATTCCGCGCCTATGATTTCGACCGCTTCCTCGGCGACGCGATGCGGCAGATCAACCGCCTGGACGATGTCGATCTGGAGGCGCTCGAGCACGGATTTACGCGTGCGATGGATAGCGCGCGGGAAATCTTCGGCCAGAATGCGTTTCGCAAACGCTATCGGGAGACCGATGGGCGGTTCCCGATCAACAAGGCGCTGTTCGAAACCATTGCCGTGTCGCTCGCCAATCTCTCCGACAGTGAGCGCGAGCGCTGCATATTTCGCCACAACGAGGTCCGCCGCCGGATGATGGAGGCGATGCAGGACCGCGCCTTCGAATCTGCCATTTCGCAAGGCACTGGCGATATTGGCAAGGTGCGCAAGAGGTTCAATATGGTGTCTACGATCTTCAAGGATGTCGCCAATGTTTGACGCGCTCACCTTGCATAATTTCAAGGCGTTCCGCGACATCCATATCCCCATGAAGCCGTTGACCTTGCTGTCTGGTTTGAACGGGTCGGGGAAGAGCACCACGTTGCAAGCGTTGGCCTTACTTCGCCAATCATGGGATACCGGCTTCCTGTCGAGCCAGGGCTTTCTCCTAAACGGCGACTTAGTCGAGCTCGGCACTGGCGTCGATGTGCTCAACGACCAGCATGACGACGAAGAAATCGGCATCACGCTCCATGGTTCCAAAGGGCAGGCCTTTGCGTATCGTGTCGCTTATGACCCGCGGGGCGATTTGCTGCATTTTGCCGTCAAGCCGGACTTCGGCTTTTACTCGGAGCTGGAGCATCAACGCGGCCTGTTCGGCCATTGGTTTCAATATTTGCGCGCCGATCGAGCCGGGCCCGAGGTGAGCTTTCCCAAGGCCTATCACCTCGTTAACGAGCGGCGGTTCCTTGGGAGCCGCGGTCAGTATACTGCGCATTTCCTGAGCCTGTTCGGCGACGATGAGGTCAATCCGAAACTTCGGCATCCCGACGAGGCGGCACCTGGTCTGCTCTCGCAGGTCAACGCTTGGATGAAGGAATTCAGCCCCGGCGTTGGGCTTGCGGTCGAGGACATCCCGCGCACCGATGCCGTGCGCCTCGATTATTTCTATGGCGGCAGCGCCGGGATCAGTGGGTCAAATCCATATCGCTCGACCAATGTCGGCTTCGGGCTAACTTACGTCCTCCCCATCATCGTTGCCTGCCTGGCATCACCGCCTGACAGCTGGCTCCTGATCGAGAACCCGGAAGCGCACCTCCATCCGCAAGGCCAGGCGGCGATGGGGCAATTAATGGCGTGGTCCGCCGCGACAGGCACACGGATTGTGGTCGAAAGCCATAGTGATCATTTCCTCAACGGCATCCGCCTCGCGGTGAAAAACGGCGCAATTCCGGCTGACGACGTTGGTCTCAATTTCTTCCGGCGGCCGTCCGGCAGCGGCCAGCCCGAGCGTGTCCATCCGGTTGTCACCCCCGAAGGTAGGCTCACAGACTGGCCCGAAGGCTTCTTCGATCAATGGGACAAATCGCTCGATCAGCTGCTAAGCTGAGATGACCTTTATCGCTTTCCTGAACGAGT encodes:
- a CDS encoding conjugal transfer protein TraG: MSGARILWGQLLLVGLVVLIAIWGATQWTAASLGYQPALGPPWFVIGDHPIYLPPAFFWWWFSYDAYAPHIFERGAYVAASGGFAAIAVAVGMSVWRAREARTAETYGSARWAVPADIRQAGLLNDEGVVLGRSGPDYLRHDGPEHVLCFAPTRSGKGVGLVVPTLLTWPGSCVIHDIKGENWQISSGFRARHGRVLLFDPTSSASAAYNPLLEVRRGQWEVRDVQNVADVLVDPEGSLERRNHWEKTSHALLVGAILHVLYAEPDKTLAGVAAFLSDPRRTIDNTLRAMMTTPHLGKAGVHPVVASAARELLNKSENERSGVLSTAMSFLGLYRDPVVAHVTRQCDWRIADLVEGARATSLYLVVPPSDISRTKPLIRLILNQIGRRLTEELKPDAKRHRVLLMLDEFPALGRLDFFESALAFMAGYGLKAFLIAQSLNQIEKAYGPNNAILDNCHVRVAFATNDERTAKRISDSLGTATEMRAMKNYAGHRLSPWLGHLMVSRTETPRPLLTPGEVMQLPPSEEIVMVSGMPPLRAAKARYFEDKRFTARLLPPPDAATLDNGKPPSDDWSDRATIVAPVARPVPSMPASPEQQTTDMQGISTGGSSDGRRDDRPTQSDTANAGIRREPDLPEQEEIMPPQRSAREEFEFHESDDDEDAVRARAMKRMRRAARQAALDPDDGVEL
- a CDS encoding CopG family transcriptional regulator, giving the protein MSGLKVKHTIRLSPEISMQMADYARRKRKPQAVIVEAALASFLSADGSDRLEAAIGRRLDRLNREMQRQGWQNALNGEALALFVHAWMLQNPALPQEARRAALADANIRWTGYVEALAARMEAGPRLIDEIGQDFGDEPSDGARSR
- a CDS encoding HU family DNA-binding protein gives rise to the protein MNSSELIDAVASATGTTKADAKKIIDATFGAIGDAGKGEEVAVNGFGKFKLKLNGAREGKNPRTGEPLSIPASKGLGFSAAKTVKDKLNG
- a CDS encoding acyl-homoserine-lactone synthase, which codes for MMEMTDAGHGVRESAAMRAMFAARKEVFIDLLGWDLPVLADRFEVDQFDTPDAQYLILLGPDHVHRASARLLRTQGEHILGHLYPHLCAGIVPTGPTVREITRFCLDRHQRSVERRSARNQLVSTLADHAIRHGITDYTGVAEQAWFDQISRFGWDCRALGPSVRHGRDLLVGLHIRIDHTTIDKLRAGGVYEPIRFALIGSDVEPSARGGDMLS
- a CDS encoding phytanoyl-CoA dioxygenase family protein; amino-acid sequence: MNPLETIDHLAAVQYWTGRLLRDGFCIIPDLRPPCALQALERDLSPIFEATPFCEGAFYGERTKRFGGLLRRSRHIAPLVEDPLIVGIAHEILSPACDRIQLNVAQAIEIHPGALTQLPHRDHDMWQGAKGSHEYLLNVMWPITPFTADNGATQLYPASHGAAGMARQDYDEPIAATCLPGSAILFLGSTLHGAGGNNTSEVRRAIVTGYSLGWLKPYENPWLAYPPPVARTFSPALAALVGYAQHRPNLGNYEGQCPSILLRDEIPAHIAAIDALRPDQMDLVDHYLSRQVPGNDRPWLQDNGAGKVG
- a CDS encoding GntR family transcriptional regulator: MSPAQILERSYQTLKQRLIEGGFRPGQRLEAARLADDMHVSITPVRDVLNRLTGEGLVEAIAGGGFYVPSLDESMLRDLLDWNAALALLAIRKPRSSIGSVTTLEHDASDVPERTARLFLRLALRQGNSAFTRAVESANDRLHAMRQLDERVIGNTRDELAELESAAETATASALAKHVRQFHARRKGRLATYIRLLRTSPSVPGV
- a CDS encoding DUF6961 family protein → MTHDQFLWGKVSIVMKQHGEQAPPKAAERIGTIAVAGDMAGVKLWKVIACRMDMMMRSRAQ
- a CDS encoding DUF5818 domain-containing protein; translated protein: MPRGTRHELTGILLEGDFYPVLRVSDGGEWRLEITKTWRPLLGKRVAIIGVRDGFDLIAVERITLA
- a CDS encoding DUF6771 family protein, giving the protein MTHPDSLWLAQSLLHAPAWARVALTAPNERLREQAAVELAQSVIAAIEHPPTIPDVRQMTLPL
- a CDS encoding DUF262 domain-containing protein, coding for MANQAIITDPQRVTEEGTSFGTPSGVEQELPSETGNDLQIAEPFNPDDIDVTTRSMTIDLLLSRIRSKAIDLEPDFQRRRGIWTDRQQSRLIESLLLRIPLPTLYAAEDEEEDWAIVDGIQRLTTITRFIDPDAIEDTPLKLTGMEYLGESFNGKLFDDLPARLKRRLRETELVVHVIRHGTPQEVKFNIFARINTGGMPLSAQELRHALIPGKAREYLGRLAGLEAFKQATTYSIRDERMADREMVLRFLAFSMTRPEEFRAYDFDRFLGDAMRQINRLDDVDLEALEHGFTRAMDSAREIFGQNAFRKRYRETDGRFPINKALFETIAVSLANLSDSERERCIFRHNEVRRRMMEAMQDRAFESAISQGTGDIGKVRKRFNMVSTIFKDVANV
- a CDS encoding AAA family ATPase, which codes for MFDALTLHNFKAFRDIHIPMKPLTLLSGLNGSGKSTTLQALALLRQSWDTGFLSSQGFLLNGDLVELGTGVDVLNDQHDDEEIGITLHGSKGQAFAYRVAYDPRGDLLHFAVKPDFGFYSELEHQRGLFGHWFQYLRADRAGPEVSFPKAYHLVNERRFLGSRGQYTAHFLSLFGDDEVNPKLRHPDEAAPGLLSQVNAWMKEFSPGVGLAVEDIPRTDAVRLDYFYGGSAGISGSNPYRSTNVGFGLTYVLPIIVACLASPPDSWLLIENPEAHLHPQGQAAMGQLMAWSAATGTRIVVESHSDHFLNGIRLAVKNGAIPADDVGLNFFRRPSGSGQPERVHPVVTPEGRLTDWPEGFFDQWDKSLDQLLS